In Apodemus sylvaticus chromosome 7, mApoSyl1.1, whole genome shotgun sequence, the sequence GgtgaggggtttttgttttgcttttaagattTCATTAAAGATAATAGATGATGATTTATTCTAATTAACAGaagattttattcttttcatttcaagTGATCATTGCAGGTAGTCTATAAGTGCATTCCTTAGTGCACTTAGTGCTCCCATTTGTTCTTAGGATATCCAAGGATAAGGCATTCAGTTTTTAGGTTAATTTGACTTTTCCTCAAAGTTCCAGATTCCCCACTCAACTTTAACCAAACAAAATTATTGTTTGGTTGATCTtacataaatgaaattttatagcTTCAAATTTTTGTACTTTGAGAATATGTTTATTGAAAATTCATTACCTTTTGAGTTTTATATTTAAACCTTGTTTTTAAGCGCTGAAATAAATGGCTATCCTTATTAAGCCTAGTTATATTCTAACAGTTGTTATTTTGAATTAGTGGTTGAAGAAGTGGATTAAAAAGTGTGATGATGACAGTGAAACGTCTAATTGGATTGCAGCTAACACAAAGGTTGGTCCATCTGTGTGTCTCCCCtgaccccaccccaaccccaactGTTGATAGTGAACACAGATATAGGTAAGTGTGTATGCATTAGTGCAAACAGTGTGAGTTTATGTCAGTATGGGCTTTGTGATAACTTTTATccatgcccccacccacccacctcctctGGTTGCCTATTTATTCACTTTCAGGTGTTTATTTTTTGGAGCAGCTAAAAGGCAGCAGTAGctgttttattataataaaaacacTGCGTTTTCCTCTATAAGTTAATTTTCTAATCGTGACTGCTTTGTTGTACAAGTATGAGgtactgagttcagatcctcgaCACACACGTAAAAGAGGTGTGACCATGTGTACCTGTAACCTGCAGTGCTGAGATTCAGAGATAGGTGGATTCCCTGAAGGtcagtggttattagcctagctGAATTTGAGGAACCCCAAGTTCTATGAGAGTGTCTCAGAGGAACAAGGCTGAGAGCTATACAGCAGGGCACTCTCAGCATCATCTTCTAGTCTCTTGTACATTTGTGTATACAACATGTCTACATCACtcggattattattattattattattattattattattatttaaaagtcaggcatagtggcacacattAATCATTGCACTTGGGAGTCAGACACATATCTGACTTTGTAAGAtaccctatctcaacaaaaaaCTCTTAAgtagattttggttttttcaagacagggtttctctgtgtagccctggctgtcctggaactcactctgtaaaccaggctggcctcaaattcagaaattcgcctgcctctgcctcccaagtgttgggattaaaggcatacgccaccactgccctgcacattttttaaaaaaaatgaaaattttgagCTTCAGTATGAATTCAGTTTGAAAGTCCAGGTCTGATTACCTGCTTACCTGACTCTGTATGCTAGACTGCTTATATGTAGATCCCATGTGACCTAGAATTAGTTTGTCATTTATTTATGAGACAAGCAGAAATAAATAACAGCATTACAAAATTTATAGGTTTATGGGGCATGTAAAGCCCTGAAAACAATGTGTCCTGGATAGGCACTCTGCGGCTAGGTGACGGCACTAAGCATTGTCTTGAGTAAAATACTTACCTTTATTCAAACTTCCTGtgtgtttaaaaatattctgattgtttttatttgtgtagggagatggctcagcagcttcTCTTTCATAGGCCCTAAGTTCAGTCAAGTCCCAACACCTGCATGGTTGCTCACCACCTTCTATAACCCTCTCTCTAGATGGTAGGTTGCCCTGTTGTGGTTTCCATAGGCACTTGAACACAGatggcaaacacacagacatacccataaaaagaaaaataaattttcaaaaagcaTTACAATTTTGTGTCTATTAATACCCAGTAATAGCCAGGTGgtgatagcacacacctttaaacccagcacaaGAAAACCTGAGTGATGTGGAtcattgtgaattcaaggccagcctgtctacaaaTTGAGTAGAActttgttacacagagaaatcttatcttgaaaaacacaaacggaaaaaaaagagcaaacaggccaaaaaaaaaaaaaaaaaagcaccaaaaCAAGCAAAGAGCCAGTAATAATAATACACTTTACATTTAATGGTCTTTCATAGATGCttactactttttaaaatgacttaTGTGTATGAActctaataaataaatgaaatctaGAACTAACTTCTGTCCTCAATGGTATAGCATTGACACCAACTCTATAGTTTTTTTCCATAGGAATGTCCCAAATGCCATGTCACAATTGAGAAGGATGGCGGTTGTAATCACATGGTCTGTCGTAACCAGAACTGTAAAGCAGAATTTTGCTGGGTGTGTCTTGGCCCTTGGGAACCACATGGATCTGCCTGGTAGGTTGGACAAATGGTAGAGCATGTTCATATAGGATGTATGCCACATACAAATGATATTTCTGCCTTTGATTATCACCAttaacattaatttaaaaaaaatagtgtttcaACATAGGAGTGTATTCAAGATAACCTCTGAGAGGTATTTGGTAGTCATATTTCTCACAGGAATTAATGATTGGGATTTCATTAGTTGAAAAAGTTGGAAACAGTAAAAGGAATACTGTGAACAGAGGTGAAGTAGtgttttcagttcatttttagTTACATTAGTTGATATGTCATCTAGTAAAGATTGTAAACTAGAGTTTAATGGCAGAAATTTAACTTGTATGTATTCCTTATCTGCCACCTCATTAGACAATAGTTTTGTTGTCTATCTAAAAATTGGAAAGCTACTGaacaaaaatctttatttttagctTCTCTTCGAAATAGGCTTGCATTCCTATTGGGAAAAATTACCTAGAACTGGGAAGTAGTCCTTCAAATGGCCCTCTGTTgtctaattttatgtttttcaagacTGATAGTTAATGTTATATACATGTGCAGTTATTAATTAATGCATCCTTTGGAGATGAGTTCCAGAATGCCCTGTGAATATCAAAGTCTGAGCATGCTTACGGTCATTATGTACACTAGTATAGTATTTGCATGCAAGTGCCTCCTtctgcatattttatttaaactatttCTAGATTACTTAGCACACAATAAATGCTTTGTAAATAGTATTTTTTAAGGAATAATGACAAGAATAAAGAAATCTGTGTGTTCAGTACAATTGTAACTtttctttaggtatttttttCCCCAGTAAAGATGGTTTCCATGAATACATAATCCTTAAATACAAAGGCTACCGTTGTTAACTGGCATTGTTCCATGTCCTTCTATACTAATGCATAATTTTGTTACATGCCTATTTATTTGGGAAAGTGCAAGTTAAATTATAGATGTAATTTGAGAAACACAGGAGCTAACACATTTCCCCATGTAAATTGAAAATGTTTTTGAGTGTTATACAAATGGCCAACTTCTTTTGCTTTGTGTTAACTTCCTACTGAGTTGGAGGGGATAGGGAAAGTTAGCAAATAGACTGCATTAGAAAGTAGtagtagctgggcggtggtggtgcacgcctgtaatcccagcactctgggaggcagaggcaggcggatttctgagttcgatgctagcctggtctacagagtgagttcccggacagccagggctatacagagaaaccctgcctcaaaagaaaaaaaagaaagtagtagTAAAGTCAGGATGTTGTGaggatttttttatgtgtgtgattgtgtatcaCACAGATGCTCACTCCTGGTTCAAAAACTGCCCCCAAGGCCAGAAGAGACCATTAAATAACTTGGAATTAGAGTTCTAGAAGGTCTTGGGCTACCCATTGTatatactgggaatcaaactctgccCTTCTACAAGAGTAGCAAGTACCCTTAGCCACTTCTTAAACCTTATGTAATTTACTTTTAGCATCTACATTCAGTTTTTTTAtttgggatggagggagggatggcattttaaaaaatctttctatAGCTCTAGAATAGGTTTACTCTTAATAGATGCTGCAGCATCAAGttagctctcagcttcctgccctgaACTGCCTCTGCATTAATGAACTCTGATCACACATGGAAAGTCCACTGCACCTGGTAGTTAAGCATTAAATAAATACCCCAAATCAGGATGTAGTCTCTAATAAAAGGTATATAGTAGCCAGGATGGTAGTATGTAaccttaatctcagcacatgggGGCAGTGTCAAGCCCACTCACTCTGTGAGTTCTGGGTCAACCTACTCTATGTAGCAGATCTCAAACCAGTCAGGTGAGAACCAGTCTACTTAGTGAGAACTATCTACTTAGTGAGAACctaccaaaacaacaacaacaaccaaaaggtATGTAGTAACAAGGACAAAAGAAATGCCAGTCATTTCCACTCTGAGCTAATTTCTCTGGACAtgtttccccctccttttttttttttttttttttacatgtcatTCAGTTTTCAGAGACAGCTAATAAATCACAGTAGTGTGTAAAGTCCACAGCACAAGCAACTCTTACATAGTAACTTGCTGACTATTGATTTTCTGGTTTATAAAAGGAGAGATACAGTGAGTAATGGACAGCTTAGGAGAAAAGATGATTTCTTCAGAAGTGGAATTAGAAGTTCAGACTACATGTAAATAATAAGTTATATACTACAGTGTTTTCTAGTGGTTGTAGTTTAGCTGGTTTTGGATGGGCTACCTAGAAGGTGCAGAATTTCCTACTTCATGGAGATTGCTCTAATATTTTAGACACTTGAAATAATACATGTTTGGAGTATGGCCACCCCTCCCAGTGTACTTTATTAGTCTTTTGTTTCTATTAGTGCAACAATAGAACCCTTTGACATCTCAGTTTATCTGTTGTTAAATAGAATGCCGGTTCTAGATAATCACGTAGTCCACTTTAAGTACTACATTCTTTTCACTTTTTGGTTGATTTATGGCTTTctgatttccttttaatttttttttttttaaggtacaacTGTAACCGCTATAATGAGGATGATGCAAAGGCAGCAAGAGATGCCCAAGAGGTGAGTGCAGCCACCACAGGCAGTGCAGCACTGGTTAGGGATTTCTGACATACAGTTTTTGGGGGTAATTTCGTAAGAAGCATTCAGTTCTAAGTTGTAGACACTACAGTAAATCCTAAATGTCTTACACTTAGAAGAGACTTTTTATAGTCcagttcattttgttttctgatatAGGCTCCCTAGCCCAGATAGGTATGAGACTCATGGTACTTttccctctgcttcttccagagTGCAGATTATAGACATGTACATTCTGCTTagtctttattgttttgttgtttattttgaagCAAGCTTTTGCTTTGTACCTTGAATTCCTGAGTCTGAGGTTACAGGAGTACTCCAGTCAAGCTCTTCCATAAGAtcagtcttatttatttgttcttttttagtTCAGCTGGTTATGTTGCTTATTTTCAGGTCCCAATGGTGATGTAGTATCAGCACTCACTTTTACATTCTGCTCATTCAGAAAGGAGAGTAAGAGTAGAACAGTTGTTGAGTGAACTGTAACTGTTTTGTATAAAACACActtattttcactttttgtttttacttcattgttcgtgtaattctgataggtcactTGATTTGAAACTGAATTTCAGGAGTTGGGGAATTTCCTGTCCTAGGATAGAAAAATGACCTGCTATTAGGGAAAGGATTCAAACAGTAGATTTGGATTTAtaatactttgttcttttgtgtatatgtgttttcataattttataataGTTTAGaaccattgcttttttttttttaacttagccattttttattcaaattcctagacacacatacactaccTTAGGGTAGTTTTCTACTCTATTTTTGTTCTGAGTACTGGGTTTTTAGGAAATTTACTTAGCTTGCACAAGTCACTAGTTTCAGCTACCAGTAACACACAGCtgcttcttgttttcctttttctttactattcattcattcattcattcattcattcattcattcatttattttaccagttgactgtagttgtcttcagacacacaccagaagagggcatcagatcccattacagatgcttatgagctaccatgtggttgctgggaattgaactcgggacctctggaagaacagtcctaacggctgagtcatctctccagccctgcttcttGTTTTCTAACTCATTGCATtctatctgtcttagttagggttttactcctgtgaacagacaccatgaccaaggctattactcttataaggacaacatttcattgggtctggcttacaagttcagaggttcagcccattatcatcaagttgGGAGCATGACTCcatgtaggaggagctgagggttctacatcttgttctgaaggctagcagaaaactgtcttccaggtacctaggacaagggtattaaagcctaCTCCCATAGTGAcgcacctactccaataaggccacacctcctggtagtgccactccctgggctaagtcTATATAAAACGCCACACTGTGCAAACTGATGTCCAGTAGGACTTTTTTGTAATGCTAAAAAAGTGTTCTTTAGCACCATTGCTTAATTTGTTCTCCACCAGTGGCTCATCAAAGCTGTATAGAAACTAGTAATGCATTCATAGCAGTATAAAATAAAGTAACTAGATGACTTTATTCCTGATTGAAACTAAGTTACTGTTTTAGCTGCATATATATCAACTTGAAATTATCACTTTCAGTCAAAGTCAGTTATATACATTCATAGAAACTGATGTTTTGATATGTATATAACATTGATCTGTTCTAGCTACATAATTTTTGTCACCTTGGCTACCTATCATTTTCTCTGGTTGGAGTTTTGACATTTAGAATGTTGTAAATACACAGTGCATTATTTGCAGGTCTTCCTGTAATATCTGTTTAATCTATACTTTTCTGAATacagtgttgttttgattcttCATATAAGTCAAGTTTCTGTAGTTAGGTATTTCTGAACAGACTTCACTTGTTGTCTCCCAGAATTACCCATCCTGTTGCATATTACCAATATTTGGTTCTTTGAGGCCGAGCAATACTCCATTGAACATATGCCACCATTTCTTTTATCATTCATTTGTGAATCAGCTCCTGATTTCATGTCTTGTTTATTGCAAATAATAAAAAGATGTGCAGACATACTCAGCACAATTATTTCAGTTCTTTTTATTGGATGCCCAAATGTGCAATACTGATTCCTATGATGATTCTACTTGTAGTCTTTGAGGGCCTTCCATGTGTTTTCCATAGTGATTCTACTAATTTACATTCCTACCAGCAGTATAGTACAAGCATTTCCTTCACTCCACAGTATTGCCAACTTCTGGTACCTTGGCTCTCTCTGGCATGAGCTGTTTTAATGCCAGGTGCTACATGATTATTGTGCTTTAATTGGACACCAGCTTTTCTTTGCAATATGTATGTCATAATATAGACCTTTGTTTTTCTTACGGGTCAGCGATCTAGGGCAGCCCTGCAGAGGTACCTGTTCTACTGTAATCGCTATATGAACCACATGCAGAGTCTACGCTTCGAGCACAAGCTGTATGCTCAGGTGAAACAGAAGATGGAGGAGATGCAGCAGCACAACATGTCCTGGATTGAGGTGCAATTCCTGAAGAAAGCAGTTGATGTCCTCTGCCAGTGTCGTGCCACACTCATGTACACTTATGTCTTCGCTTTCTACCTCAAAAAGAATAACCAGTCCATTATCTTTGAGGTAGGACTAGTTCCTGGACATGGGgaaaggctaccttttttttttcatagaacaGAGTTAAAccctttcttatttaaaaaaaaaaaatccttcttagATAAGAGAAACTTCTTTGTTATACTTTTTATGCGGGTTAGCTAGGTAATTAACTATACTGGTTCCACAATCAGTCctagattttaattttaactttttttttggatttggttttttcgagacagggtttctctgtgtagccctggctgtcctggaactcactctgtagaccaggcaggcctcgaactcagaaatccgcctgcctctgcctcccagagtgttgggattacaggcgtgagcaaCCACCGCCCGGCGTTAATTTTGACTTTTATCATTGTTCACGTTCAGCTCTGAAGACTTGCAGCAGATTATTTCTATTACTTTCCTTCTTCAATTGGTAgttcccctccccaacccccatcctgATAGGAACATTTAGCTATGTGGACCAGGCTCATAGACAGACTCATAGACAGCCCCCTGCCCTAAGCTCCAaagtactgggaataaaggctGTGCCACTAACACCCAACTCATGCATCAATTTTAAGGCATCTTTATTTGAAAAACCTTTATTGCTAAAAGCCTCCTAGCCATCATGTCAAACTTCTACAAAGCTAATCATTGCATGTTAACTTTCAATATCGAGGCTAGTTTTGTATGCCAGGTGCTGAATAAGCAATTTATGGGAATTGTGCTACTTAAGCCTTATGATATCCTAGAATGGTACAGACCCCACTCTGATGTAAAAAAGAGAATAGCTGATTTGATGGATCATAactaattccagcattcaggaagcagagggccaTCTTTGTAAATTCAAAGCTAGCTAGCCTGGTTTTATGCCAGCCAcaattacatagtgagaccctatctcaaacaaacaagaaataaaatagcCACAAGGACAAAAAATAATCTATAGAACACTGATCTTGCATACAATATGAAATAGATTTATTCAGCTGTCACGTGTTTTTAACCTCAGTACtccagaggcatgcagatctctatGGGTTGGAGGCCAGCATGAGTTATACAGAAAGTTCTATGCCAGCCATATTTAACAGtagatgttttttttaaaaatatggggctggagagatcgctcagcaGGTAAGAATACTGAATTGTTCtgccagaggtcctcagttcaattcccagcaaccacatggtgccacacaactgtctataatgggatcctatgctctcttctggtgtgtctgaatacagcaacagtgtactcacacacaaaacaaatctctttaaaaaaaaaaaaactatatttaagtttaaaaactGTCTACAGCCAGATATATGATGCATCAatagggttttattttgtttttaatctaaaagattttaatttttagttttttagaaGATCCTACAGACTTTCAAATTGTTCTCAGTATTCTTCTAGAGGTTGGGTCTTTTTCTAACATTTTCGAAATTGTTTTGGGATAGGGAAATAAATGGTTGTTACAGGTGATAGCCATTAGTTAAGCTTCTTATTGAAATGGCTGCATCAGTGTTGAGAGTAAATATATAGTCAGTAAATCAGCTAAGATGGGTTATAGTTTAGCTTGATTTTAAAGCCAAAATTTACttagtattctttttctttcagaataaTCAAGCAGATCTAGAAAATGCCACAGAGGTGCTTTCGGGCTACCTTGAACGAGATATTTCCCAAGATTCTCTGCAAGATATAAAGCAGAAAGTCCAAGATAAGTACAGGTGAGGTTTTAATATCTGATGGACAAAATTTTCTGCCCGGTGGTAAGGTTCTTTATGGCTTATGTTGCTACTGTGTCTCCCAGATTATTTCTGTCTGTTGCACAAGAAGTTTTGGAGGGTAGCCATCTAATGGGTTACTGTACCATGGTTGAAATATCTACCCTGTAGGGAAGAAAGGTTTTAAGAGGAATACATACCTTGCGGGAATGGATAACAGGGTCTTGGttctttagattttcttttttattagcttttatCTCTTAGGAGAAACTTAATTGAGCTTGTGGGTAAACAGCTCTTCAGTGTTTCATATGTTAAAAGTACAAAGccgagggctggagggatggctcagaggttaagagactgctcttctgaaggtcctgagttcaagtcccagcaaccacatggtgcctcacaaccatgcCTAATGAGATCAGATACATTCTTCTAGAGTGTCTGTagctacagctacagtgtacttacttataacaaataaatctttaaaggtaCAAAACGATGTTTAATTTTCTTAACAAAAAGCTTTCTCCCAAAATGTTTTCCACACATGCTGTTATCTCTTTAAAaatgatgtatacacacacacacacacacacacacacacacacacacacacacacacactgtataaagcccagaagaaggtgtcacaTTCCCTGGAGCTTGAATTATAAGCAGTTGTGAAtctcagtgtgggtgctgggaacttaacttGGATCCTCTGTAAAATCAGAATGTTCTAaaccactgaagcatctctccatctcctggtatcttttattttgtttgggtgtgtttttatggttgttttttgagacaggctttctttgtgtagctttggctgtcttatgtagaccaggctgtctttgaattcacagaaattcacctgcctctgttgccaaagtgctgagattaaaggcgtgcgcagCCACCACCTGGTCTCAGGTATAATGGTAGTAAGGAAACTGGGAAGTTGGAAGGCCTAGAGATTTAATCCCAGTGTCTTCACTTCCTTTGGCTAACTATAATTGTTACATTGTATTTATAATGCTTGTACAGTTAACCAACACTTCATTTTATAGATGCAAATAAATGACCTAtaaatttatctgtataatttctacAACCATGGGTTTTGAATCATTGTTTTAAAGGCACTGTAGAACTTTTAGCACTTGAAGACTCCAAAACTTATCTCTGGCGATGGGAATCGgagtctaaaaacaaaaaaaaatcttaagctTTTTGGATAGATCATTCATTGGTAGAGGTTGTCTAGCATGTACATggtcctgggtttggtttccagcagcGAAGGAATGCTAAAAAGTCCTTAGGACAGGTAGTAGAGGCAGTTTGATAAACCTGTGCGTCTaagtctgaaaatatttatagcaATTAGCAGGTGCTTTCTTCAAAGCCTGGACAAAGTTTAGGAGtagtcctttttaaaaatcaatgccTCTTTCCTTTTCAGAGGCTGACAAGTTTTTTCTCTCTTTGATTACAGATACTGTGAGAGTCGACGAAGGGTTTTGTTACAGCATGTGCATGAAGGCTATGAAAAAGATCTGTGGGAGTACATTGAGGACTGAGACTGGCCCTGCATAAAATGAACTCTGAAAACTTTACCATCTAGAGTGCTCATGcaattaaaacaaacacaaacaaggaGGCACTAAGCCTGTTCTGACACCGCTGGTCTGTAGTACCAGAATTCTGTTTTGTTAACGGAAAGTTTAAGTAAATTATATTGTAATAAAAAAGGTAGATAAACCATTGTACAACAGTATTCTAGGCCGCCAACAAAGTGTGACAGACACACAAAAGCCCTCCAACTTTAACTTGTAACGTAGCTTCATTCTCAAAgctgacttccttttttttttttcctgagtgtaGTACAGTTAAAATTTCAAATAGCTCCTTGACACTGCTTTTCATGTCCAAACCAGCCATTTTGTTGTACTTTGGTAAAGGACCTCTTCCCGTTCCTCCCCTGCACATACACACCTCCACACACAGTTGGATTCACTTTCTCTCATTACCCTAAGGTCATGAGTGAATAATGATTATTAGCTACTTGTAAAGGAAAttcttgggagggagaagggggtaGGCAGCAAGaggattaaacaaacaa encodes:
- the Arih1 gene encoding E3 ubiquitin-protein ligase ARIH1 isoform X2 → MYPGGQRGHPVHIGYFQKFEFSDAKDRRAAAAKNPATITRILLSHFNWDKEKLMERYFDGNLEKLFAECHVINPSKKSRTRQMNTRSSAQDMPCQICYLNYPNSYFTGLECGHKFCMQCWSEYLTTKIMEEGMGQTISCPAHGCDILVDDNTVMRLITDSKVKLKYQHLITNSFVECNRLLKWCPAPDCHHVVKVQYPDAKPVRCKCGRQFCFNCGENWHDPVKCKWLKKWIKKCDDDSETSNWIAANTKECPKCHVTIEKDGGCNHMVCRNQNCKAEFCWVCLGPWEPHGSAWYNCNRYNEDDAKAARDAQERSRAALQRYLFYCNRYMNHMQSLRFEHKLYAQVKQKMEEMQQHNMSWIEVQFLKKAVDVLCQCRATLMYTYVFAFYLKKNNQSIIFENNQADLENATEVLSGYLERDISQDSLQDIKQKVQDKYRYCESRRRVLLQHVHEGYEKDLWEYIED